The following are encoded together in the Pseudomonas sediminis genome:
- a CDS encoding PA2817 family protein yields the protein MASHLEHHLALLNHLRGILVALGEAEQVLDDSHALFLERYDELLAELPRDPVSSQYLGQDLISQVFHRYPQIAHLVPRDLLWFFGGDCLHFMPDEEIALYQALDERRFEAEENDEPFDWNLEKQLLALPTDGAKH from the coding sequence ATGGCCAGCCATCTCGAACACCACCTCGCCCTGCTCAACCACCTGCGCGGCATCCTCGTCGCCCTGGGCGAAGCCGAACAGGTGCTCGACGACAGCCACGCCCTGTTCCTCGAGCGCTACGACGAACTGCTCGCCGAATTGCCGCGCGACCCGGTTTCCAGCCAATACCTGGGCCAGGATCTGATCAGCCAGGTGTTCCACCGCTACCCACAGATCGCCCACCTGGTACCCCGTGATCTGCTGTGGTTCTTCGGTGGCGACTGCCTGCACTTCATGCCCGACGAAGAAATCGCCCTGTACCAGGCCCTCGACGAGCGCCGTTTCGAAGCCGAAGAGAACGACGAGCCCTTCGACTGGAACCTGGAAAAACAGCTGCTGGCCCTGCCCACTGACGGCGCCAAGCACTGA
- a CDS encoding Tll0287-like domain-containing protein, whose translation MRPFLLATLLVSTAAQATAPWQDEAAAQIPPFAEHLLGTVRQAITDGGPTAAVQACQALAPQIASEHSQQAWQLGRTSLKVRNPDNTPDAWERSVLERFAEAAIAGTPVKELRYSEEVDGEYRYMQAIAVGEPCMACHGTAIKAEVQEAIDQYYPHDQARGYQIGELRGAFTLTRPLAQETP comes from the coding sequence ATGCGCCCATTTCTGCTCGCTACCCTGCTCGTTAGCACCGCCGCACAAGCAACCGCCCCCTGGCAAGACGAGGCGGCGGCGCAGATCCCACCATTCGCCGAGCACTTGCTGGGTACGGTACGCCAGGCCATCACCGATGGCGGGCCAACTGCAGCAGTACAGGCCTGCCAGGCATTGGCGCCACAGATCGCCAGCGAGCACAGCCAGCAAGCGTGGCAACTGGGCCGCACATCGCTCAAGGTACGCAACCCGGACAACACCCCCGATGCCTGGGAGCGCAGCGTGCTGGAACGCTTTGCGGAAGCCGCGATAGCCGGAACGCCGGTCAAGGAATTACGCTACAGCGAAGAGGTCGACGGCGAATATCGCTACATGCAGGCCATTGCCGTAGGCGAGCCTTGCATGGCCTGTCACGGCACCGCGATCAAAGCAGAGGTACAAGAGGCCATTGATCAGTACTATCCGCATGATCAGGCCCGCGGCTATCAGATCGGCGAACTGCGTGGCGCCTTTACCCTGACTCGCCCCCTCGCACAGGAAACGCCATGA